A section of the Chlorocebus sabaeus isolate Y175 chromosome 17, mChlSab1.0.hap1, whole genome shotgun sequence genome encodes:
- the RNF182 gene encoding E3 ubiquitin-protein ligase RNF182 has protein sequence MASQPPEDPAESQASDELECKICYNRYNLKQRKPKVLGCCHRVCAKCLYKILDFGDSPQGVIVCPFCRFETCLPDDEVSSLPDDNNILVNLTCGGKGKKCLPENPTELLLTPKRLASLVSPSHTSSNCLVITIMEVQRESSPSLSSTPVVEFYRPASFDSVTTVSHNWTVWNCTSLLFQTSIRVLVWLLGLLYFSSLPLGIYLLVSKKVTLGVVFVSLVPSSLVILMVYGFCQCVCHEFLDCMASPS, from the coding sequence ATGGCTAGTCAACCTCCTGAAGACCCTGCGGAGTCTCAGGCCTCTGACGAGCTTGAGTGCAAAATCTGTTACAATCGATACAATCTGAAACAGAGgaagcccaaagtgctggggtgttGTCATAGGGTTTGTGCCAAATGCCTCTACAAAATCCTAGACTTTGGGGACTCCCCACAAGGTGTCATTGTCTGTCCTTTCTGCAGGTTTGAGACGTGCCTGCCAGATGATGAAGTTAGTAGCCTGCCCGATGACAACAACATCCTTGTTAACTTGACTTGTGGAGGCAAAGGGAAGAAGTGCCTGCCAGAGAACCCCACTGAGCTGCTGCTCACTCCCAAGAGGCTGGCCTCTCTGGTCAGTCCTTCTCACACCTCCTCCAACTGCCTGGTCATAACCATCATGGAGGTGCAGAGAGAGAGCTCCCCGTCCCTGAGCTCCACTCCTGTGGTGGAATTTTATAGGCCTGCGAGTTTTGACTCTGTCACCACTGTGTCACACAACTGGACTGTGTGGAACTGCACGTCCCTGCTGTTTCAGACATCCATCCGGGTGTTAGTGTGGTTGCTAGGTTTGCTCTACTTCAGCTCCTTACCTTTAGGAATCTACTTGTTGGTGTCTAAGAAAGTCACCCTTGGGGTCGTCTTTGTCAGCTTGGTCCCTTCGAGCCTTGTTATTCTTATGGTGTATGGTTTTTGCCAGTGTGTTTGTCATGAATTTCTAGACTGTATGGCATCTCCTTCTTGA